One genomic region from Terriglobia bacterium encodes:
- a CDS encoding translocation/assembly module TamB domain-containing protein, which translates to MSSKTDVDIAPPPTPAKKRKLRRFILFTCVALAVTVAGLLIYLNSGSFRETVRQRVITELRQMTGGTVEVESFTWNLSTLHFEARNVTIHGREAVGEVPYAHADRIGVDVKIISFFTRKISLEKVAIDRVVLHLLIYPDGTTNQPSPQAGAASDGEPTQNLFDLAIKQIAVRQGTLMLDQERIPFDLDGKDISAGMNYVPSQKAYDGHLDFAPLTIAYRNAPPMQAEMHANFTLHSGETEIKSLRLAAGSSNVEASGTLRNYSNPELTLQYQASLDLAQVGNTAKWRQLRAGRAELKGKGSYQNNRYSSQGNLTVRDLEWHDATARISSVDASSPYSVTQDKIVLSRLIAHAFGGTVQGDVQISNWNSSVTAGKKTLPQQGTTRLHLSGVQASKVAAAISSAKMPLDKIELAGSISGDVNSAWTGPLERAVSSLKLDVSPPASPSPKEVPITAQLQATYHGDVRTLDVAGLTLATRAIRVNATGSLGSEKAQAHVSLNATDLRELQPALDALEPGTRIPVTLEGRSSFNGVIFGRLDALSTRGHLELEKFDTEFHLASQPKGARTKPARIHWDALSAEVAYSPSMLSLQRGTLRRGTAQLGFSATTTLRQGDFDENTSQLNVTLHILNENVADMQALGGTSYAITGIANADLQAAGTLRNLQGSGKLQIAKLTIYGEPFKTFSSDLRLSGSEARLENIQLAHNGARFTGFVAYDLGNQNYRFDLTGGNIELANFKRFDLPRLSVQGQTGFHLTGSGTEDAPVINGQIDLRNIVLNRETVGSLTILAETHGENVQLRGRSNFENAELNLDGSVHLRDQWPGQIALKFSHLDFDPLIRAYFQGQITGHSSIAGEIDIHGPMKRPGSLVITGNVTQLSADVENVKLQNDGPIHFGLENQSLKVDEFHLTGTETDLSAKGAVQLTGEHMLDLRSRGRFNLKLLQAFNPNLVANGPATFTVNVNGPSARPQLSGRLELKDASASLLDLPNGLSHITGSLVFAQDRMQIEKLTAHTGGGELDVGGFLAYRNGIYFDLTAKGSDVRLRYPPGVSSSADATLRYTGSAKSSLLSGDILITRFGMNPHFDFANYLAQSKKAPIISTLNPFLDNMRLDMHITSTPELQVETSLAKLSGDLDLRVRGTAARPAIVGRVNIAEGDVFFNGTKYKLERGDITLSNPLTIEPVINLDMSTRVQGYDVTIGLHGQAIGGKGISMTYRSDPPLANSDIIALLAFGRTRGQNVYTASQPGVNTPGVNTNDTASASNAILGEALNATFSDRVQRLFGASRVKIDPQFIGSENNPSARVTIEQQISNNITFTYVTSLTQSAETVIQVEYNFDKNVSIVAVRDQNGVLGFDIHIRRRKK; encoded by the coding sequence ATGAGCAGCAAAACCGATGTAGACATTGCGCCGCCCCCTACGCCAGCGAAGAAGCGCAAACTCAGACGGTTCATTCTCTTTACCTGTGTGGCACTGGCCGTTACCGTGGCCGGCCTCTTGATCTATCTGAACAGCGGCTCCTTCCGCGAGACTGTCCGGCAAAGAGTGATCACCGAACTGCGGCAGATGACGGGTGGCACGGTTGAAGTGGAATCATTTACCTGGAATCTTTCCACGCTTCATTTTGAAGCCCGCAATGTGACGATCCATGGGCGTGAGGCGGTAGGCGAAGTCCCTTATGCCCATGCTGATCGTATCGGAGTCGATGTAAAGATCATTTCATTCTTCACCCGCAAGATTTCCCTCGAGAAGGTGGCCATTGATCGCGTTGTGCTTCATTTGTTGATTTATCCGGACGGCACCACCAACCAGCCTTCACCACAGGCGGGCGCGGCCTCCGATGGAGAACCAACCCAGAACCTGTTCGATCTTGCGATAAAACAGATTGCGGTGCGGCAAGGCACGCTCATGCTCGACCAGGAGAGGATCCCGTTTGATCTTGACGGCAAGGATATTTCCGCCGGCATGAACTATGTTCCCAGCCAGAAAGCCTATGACGGCCACCTTGATTTCGCGCCGCTGACGATTGCTTACAGAAATGCGCCGCCAATGCAGGCGGAAATGCATGCCAATTTCACCCTGCATTCGGGCGAAACCGAAATCAAATCGCTCCGTCTCGCAGCGGGCAGCTCAAACGTTGAAGCCAGTGGAACGCTGCGCAATTACAGCAATCCGGAACTCACGCTGCAATACCAGGCTTCGCTGGACCTGGCTCAGGTAGGGAATACGGCAAAGTGGCGGCAGCTTCGTGCCGGCCGGGCCGAATTGAAGGGCAAGGGCTCATATCAAAACAATCGCTACTCTTCGCAAGGAAACCTCACTGTTCGCGATCTGGAATGGCATGATGCGACGGCGCGCATCTCCTCGGTTGACGCATCCTCACCGTATTCAGTAACACAAGACAAAATCGTTCTCTCCCGCCTGATCGCGCATGCATTCGGCGGCACTGTGCAGGGCGACGTACAGATTTCGAACTGGAATTCCTCTGTGACAGCAGGCAAGAAAACGTTGCCGCAACAGGGAACAACGCGGCTTCATTTATCCGGCGTTCAAGCCAGCAAGGTTGCGGCTGCAATTTCCTCGGCTAAGATGCCGTTGGACAAGATTGAATTGGCTGGGAGCATTTCCGGTGACGTCAATTCCGCCTGGACAGGACCTCTGGAACGAGCAGTCTCTTCATTGAAATTGGATGTCTCCCCGCCTGCATCGCCTTCGCCCAAAGAAGTTCCAATCACCGCACAACTGCAAGCCACCTATCATGGCGATGTCCGCACGCTCGACGTGGCCGGTCTGACTCTGGCAACGCGTGCCATTCGCGTAAACGCCACCGGGTCCTTGGGATCGGAAAAAGCGCAGGCGCATGTTTCCCTCAATGCGACTGACTTGCGCGAATTACAGCCGGCGCTCGACGCACTTGAACCGGGAACACGTATTCCTGTCACGCTGGAGGGGCGATCATCATTCAATGGAGTAATTTTCGGCAGGCTCGACGCGCTCTCAACGCGCGGCCATCTTGAACTGGAAAAATTTGACACGGAATTCCATCTAGCCAGCCAGCCTAAAGGCGCGCGAACCAAGCCTGCGCGAATCCATTGGGACGCACTCTCTGCTGAAGTCGCATACTCACCCTCGATGCTGTCTCTTCAGCGTGGAACACTGCGTCGTGGCACGGCCCAACTGGGATTTTCCGCGACCACAACGTTGCGTCAGGGCGACTTTGACGAAAACACAAGCCAGCTCAATGTCACGCTACATATCCTGAATGAAAATGTGGCAGACATGCAGGCCCTTGGCGGGACAAGCTATGCAATCACGGGCATTGCGAATGCCGACCTGCAAGCCGCCGGCACTTTGCGGAACTTGCAGGGTAGCGGCAAGCTGCAAATCGCCAAATTAACGATCTATGGAGAACCTTTCAAGACTTTTTCCAGCGACTTGCGCCTGAGCGGAAGCGAGGCGCGGCTGGAAAATATTCAGCTTGCCCACAATGGCGCGCGGTTTACCGGGTTTGTGGCCTACGATCTTGGAAATCAAAATTATCGTTTCGATCTCACCGGCGGCAACATAGAGCTTGCGAATTTTAAGCGTTTTGATCTGCCGCGCCTTTCGGTTCAAGGACAGACTGGATTTCATCTGACCGGTTCCGGCACTGAGGATGCGCCGGTCATCAATGGCCAAATCGATCTCCGCAATATTGTGTTGAACCGTGAAACGGTGGGCAGCCTCACGATTCTGGCGGAGACACACGGCGAAAATGTGCAGCTGCGCGGACGCTCGAATTTTGAAAACGCAGAGTTGAACCTGGATGGTTCAGTCCACCTTCGTGATCAATGGCCGGGACAGATCGCTTTAAAGTTCTCGCATCTCGACTTTGACCCTTTGATTCGCGCTTATTTCCAGGGTCAGATCACGGGCCACTCATCCATTGCCGGTGAAATTGACATCCATGGACCCATGAAGCGGCCGGGCAGCCTGGTGATCACCGGCAATGTGACTCAGCTCTCCGCCGATGTTGAGAACGTGAAGCTGCAAAATGATGGCCCGATTCATTTCGGGCTGGAAAATCAATCGCTGAAGGTAGATGAGTTTCACCTGACGGGAACAGAAACAGACCTCTCCGCAAAAGGCGCTGTGCAACTCACGGGCGAACACATGCTTGACCTGCGTTCGCGCGGACGGTTCAACCTGAAACTATTGCAGGCATTTAATCCGAACCTGGTAGCGAATGGTCCGGCGACTTTTACAGTGAATGTCAATGGGCCTTCAGCGCGCCCGCAACTGAGTGGAAGACTTGAGCTGAAAGATGCGTCCGCCTCGCTGCTTGATCTGCCGAATGGGCTCAGCCACATCACTGGTTCGCTGGTATTTGCGCAGGACCGCATGCAGATTGAAAAGCTTACGGCGCACACCGGTGGCGGGGAGTTGGATGTCGGCGGATTTTTGGCTTACCGCAATGGAATCTATTTTGATCTCACCGCGAAAGGTAGTGACGTCCGGCTGCGCTATCCGCCGGGCGTAAGCTCGTCCGCCGATGCGACGCTGCGTTACACTGGGTCGGCAAAAAGTTCATTGCTCTCCGGAGATATTCTGATTACCCGGTTTGGCATGAATCCGCATTTTGATTTTGCCAACTATCTGGCGCAGAGCAAAAAAGCGCCGATCATCTCCACGCTGAATCCATTTCTGGACAACATGCGTCTGGACATGCACATTACTTCCACGCCGGAGTTGCAGGTGGAAACGTCCCTGGCCAAGCTTTCCGGCGATCTTGATCTGCGTGTCCGTGGGACCGCGGCACGCCCGGCCATTGTGGGCAGGGTAAACATTGCTGAAGGCGATGTTTTCTTCAACGGCACAAAGTATAAGCTGGAGCGTGGTGACATTACCTTAAGCAACCCGCTCACTATCGAGCCTGTCATCAACCTTGATATGTCTACCCGAGTGCAGGGCTATGACGTAACGATCGGACTGCATGGACAGGCGATAGGCGGCAAGGGAATCAGCATGACGTACCGCTCTGATCCGCCGCTGGCAAATTCTGACATCATCGCGCTGCTGGCCTTTGGCCGTACTCGCGGACAAAATGTTTATACCGCGAGCCAGCCAGGTGTGAACACGCCAGGTGTGAACACGAATGACACGGCTTCAGCTTCCAACGCGATCCTGGGTGAAGCGCTCAATGCCACCTTCAGTGATCGCGTGCAGCGGCTCTTCGGCGCCAGCCGGGTAAAAATCGATCCTCAGTTTATTGGCTCGGAAAACAATCCCAGCGCGCGCGTGACGATTGAACAGCAGATCAGCAATAACATTACGTTTACTTACGTCACCAGCCTCACGCAATCAGCCGAGACGGTGATTCAGGTGGAATACAATTTCGATAAGAACGTATCGATCGTAGCTGTTCGAGACCAGAACGGGGTACTGGGATTTGACATCCACATACGCAGGCGGAAAAAGTGA
- a CDS encoding protein-L-isoaspartate(D-aspartate) O-methyltransferase has translation MVESQLRQRGIHDERLLAAMSKVPRHEFVSQQNWNEAYADHPVPIAEKQTTSQPYMIAAMIQAAEIKPEDRVLEIGAGSGYQTALLAELASQVFAVERYASLAETAQKTLERLGYRNAKIITGDGSLGLLEAAPYDAIIVSAAAPRIPQALMDQLAVGGRLLIPVGDAEEQVLQLVQRHADGSTTVRTLEGCRFVPLIGEQGFVV, from the coding sequence ATGGTGGAAAGCCAGTTGCGCCAGCGTGGCATCCACGATGAGCGCTTGCTCGCGGCCATGAGCAAAGTGCCTCGGCATGAATTTGTGAGCCAGCAAAACTGGAATGAAGCGTATGCCGACCATCCTGTTCCGATCGCAGAAAAGCAGACAACCTCACAACCTTACATGATTGCCGCCATGATTCAGGCGGCGGAGATCAAGCCGGAAGACCGCGTCCTGGAAATTGGCGCAGGTTCGGGATACCAGACCGCACTGCTTGCGGAACTGGCAAGCCAGGTTTTTGCCGTGGAGAGGTATGCGTCGCTGGCGGAGACGGCGCAGAAGACACTGGAACGGCTGGGCTATCGCAATGCCAAGATCATTACTGGTGATGGGTCGCTGGGGCTGTTGGAAGCCGCGCCCTACGATGCCATCATCGTATCGGCCGCAGCTCCGCGCATCCCGCAGGCCCTCATGGACCAGCTCGCTGTCGGCGGACGTCTGCTGATTCCTGTAGGAGATGCCGAAGAACAAGTTTTGCAACTCGTCCAGCGGCACGCGGATGGCAGTACCACGGTGCGGACGCTGGAAGGCTGCCGCTTTGTGCCGTTGATCGGGGAACAGGGGTTTGTGGTTTGA
- the ubiA gene encoding putative 4-hydroxybenzoate polyprenyltransferase produces the protein MKTTLEMIKWEHSIFALPFALCAAMLAAGGMPTAAKLGWIVLCMISARSAAMAFNRIADARIDAANPRTAMRAIPAGTLSQKFATVFVVVACLLFIFGAAKLNRVTLLLSPVALAVVLFYSYTKRFTRWSHLVLGFALGIAPAAAWIAVRGSLDPRILLLTAAVTFWVGGFDVLYACQDIEFDRANSLNSIPQAMGVPKALIVARTLHMLMLGLLIALVVVFGLGKLAIIGVIVVAALLAYEHSLVASDDLSKLNAAFFTMNGVIAVVFFVFVAADLLIRNSHS, from the coding sequence ATCAAAACCACGCTGGAGATGATCAAGTGGGAGCATTCCATCTTTGCCCTGCCATTTGCTCTCTGCGCTGCCATGCTTGCCGCCGGAGGAATGCCCACCGCGGCCAAGCTGGGGTGGATCGTTTTATGCATGATCTCCGCTCGCTCTGCTGCTATGGCATTCAATCGAATTGCTGATGCGAGAATTGACGCGGCCAATCCTCGCACGGCCATGCGCGCGATTCCTGCCGGCACGCTTTCACAGAAATTTGCGACTGTCTTTGTCGTGGTCGCTTGCCTGCTGTTTATCTTTGGGGCGGCCAAACTCAATCGCGTAACGCTGCTGCTGTCTCCGGTGGCGCTGGCGGTGGTGCTGTTTTATTCCTATACCAAGCGATTCACGCGCTGGTCGCACCTTGTGCTGGGATTCGCGCTGGGCATTGCTCCTGCCGCGGCCTGGATCGCGGTGCGGGGCTCGCTCGATCCGCGCATTTTGTTGCTTACGGCGGCTGTGACTTTCTGGGTCGGTGGCTTTGATGTCCTTTATGCCTGCCAGGATATTGAATTCGATCGCGCCAACTCGCTCAACTCGATTCCACAAGCCATGGGCGTTCCCAAGGCTCTCATCGTGGCCCGGACTTTGCATATGCTCATGCTTGGCCTGCTCATTGCGTTGGTCGTAGTATTCGGACTCGGCAAGCTGGCGATCATCGGAGTTATTGTGGTGGCGGCGCTTCTGGCTTATGAACACTCGCTGGTCGCTTCAGACGATCTCAGCAAATTGAACGCTGCGTTTTTCACCATGAATGGCGTGATTGCCGTGGTGTTTTTCGTCTTTGTGGCAGCCGACCTACTAATAAGAAACTCTCATTCGTAA
- a CDS encoding hydantoinase B/oxoprolinase family protein gives MRDPVELEIFKSLFHSIAEEMGAALRRTAFSPNIKERRDYSCAVFDGAGEVVAMGDHMPVHLGSMPMSVRAAVETLTLSPGDVAILNDPFCGGTHLPDITLVAPVFIGGKSKDRRITKPAFYVASRAHHADVGGTYAGSMGICREIYQEGIRIPPIKLIAGGKLQDDVFRLLLNNVRTPEEREGDLNAQIAACHTGEARLLEITQRYGLARVQQVMDELQEYSEKLMRAFLGKVPHGRYEAEDFLDDDGAGSGPVRIAVTLTFQKAAGGKPLVTVDFTGSSPQVAGSINAVDAIAFSACFYVFRCLLQEDVPAAAGLMRPVRMIAPKGTVVNARPPAAVAGGNVETSQRIVDVLLRALAKAMPDRVPAGSSGTMNNLTIGGIDERTGEPFAYYETIAGGMGARPDRAGVSGVHTHMTNSLNTPAEALEYAYPLRVTEYSLRKNSGGAGKFRGGDGIVREVELLADSEVTLLTDRRSRGPYGLQGGADGAAGRTQVVHQNSMSETLPGKTSVRLKKGDKVRIESPAGGGWGRP, from the coding sequence ATGCGCGATCCGGTTGAACTGGAAATCTTTAAGAGTCTTTTCCACTCCATTGCGGAAGAGATGGGCGCTGCCTTGCGCCGCACGGCGTTTTCTCCCAACATCAAAGAACGTCGCGATTATTCCTGCGCAGTATTTGACGGCGCGGGAGAAGTAGTCGCCATGGGCGATCATATGCCGGTGCATCTGGGGTCGATGCCCATGTCCGTCAGAGCCGCTGTGGAGACGCTCACGCTCAGTCCTGGCGACGTGGCGATCTTGAATGATCCCTTCTGCGGCGGCACTCACCTGCCGGACATTACGCTGGTTGCGCCGGTTTTCATCGGCGGTAAAAGCAAGGACCGGCGCATTACGAAGCCTGCATTTTATGTGGCATCGCGAGCCCACCATGCCGACGTCGGAGGAACGTATGCCGGATCCATGGGAATCTGTCGCGAAATATATCAGGAAGGCATCCGCATTCCTCCCATCAAGCTCATTGCGGGAGGCAAGTTGCAGGATGATGTGTTTCGCCTACTGCTCAACAATGTGCGCACTCCGGAAGAACGCGAAGGCGATCTTAATGCGCAGATTGCGGCCTGCCACACTGGTGAAGCGCGATTGCTGGAGATCACGCAGCGTTATGGCCTTGCGCGCGTGCAGCAGGTGATGGACGAGTTGCAGGAATATTCTGAAAAGCTGATGCGGGCGTTTCTCGGCAAGGTCCCGCATGGCCGCTATGAAGCTGAAGATTTTCTGGATGACGATGGCGCGGGTTCAGGGCCGGTCCGCATTGCGGTGACACTTACGTTTCAAAAGGCGGCAGGAGGCAAGCCGCTGGTAACTGTTGATTTCACCGGCAGTTCGCCGCAAGTCGCAGGCAGCATCAACGCCGTGGATGCCATTGCTTTCTCAGCGTGCTTCTACGTCTTCCGCTGCCTGTTGCAGGAAGATGTTCCAGCAGCAGCGGGACTGATGCGCCCCGTGCGGATGATTGCGCCTAAGGGAACGGTGGTGAATGCGCGGCCGCCGGCGGCCGTCGCGGGTGGAAACGTTGAGACTTCACAGCGCATCGTCGATGTGTTGCTGCGCGCGCTGGCCAAGGCCATGCCGGACCGCGTGCCTGCCGGCTCTTCCGGCACCATGAATAACCTGACCATCGGCGGCATCGACGAACGCACCGGCGAGCCCTTTGCCTACTACGAAACGATTGCGGGCGGCATGGGAGCGCGTCCTGACCGGGCGGGAGTGAGCGGCGTGCATACACACATGACGAACTCGCTGAATACTCCGGCAGAGGCGCTGGAGTATGCGTATCCTTTGCGCGTGACGGAATATTCTTTGCGGAAAAACAGCGGCGGAGCGGGGAAGTTCCGTGGCGGTGACGGCATTGTGCGCGAAGTCGAACTGCTCGCCGATTCTGAAGTGACGCTGCTGACCGATCGCCGCAGCCGCGGTCCATATGGATTGCAGGGCGGCGCGGACGGTGCGGCAGGACGAACCCAGGTTGTCCATCAGAACAGCATGAGCGAAACCCTTCCCGGCAAAACCAGCGTACGCCTGAAAAAAGGCGACAAGGTCAGAATTGAATCCCCCGCAGGCGGCGGCTGGGGCAGGCCATAG
- a CDS encoding AsmA family protein, with amino-acid sequence MRKLGIAIAVIVVVLIAAVLIVPHLINVNQYHGQIQSQLEKRLGRQVTLGNMSLRLFPPAFDVENTTIAEDPQFATNRPFATADKLAVSVKFWPLLRKQLEVNSLELVHPHIGLVRNAQGVWNFATLGQESKPTAAQKTPSQPAQGPTPTTTTGPPGSQSPAGKQPAGQLTLANLFINDGQVAITDLQKHQSRAVYDHIDLNVNDFAPDQQFSMKLTAHLPGEGKQAIWLEGKGGPIKEADMLNTPFDGVLRLDQVSTGAAQKFLNSQSLNGIDAVLTGSAKVKNSGGKLSSNGTIKVENARIHTVNVGYPITLDYDVADDLTNDVIQVHKGDLKLGATPISLAGTVNTKPTPSQIDLKLTASNASIAEMARLASAFGVAFGKDVDVKGQVNADIQARGAMDKPALNGQLSARNLDISGKEIPQPVKVNDITLALTPETVRSNEFAATTGSTTVNVSFALSQYSAPNSSISATLRAPNARIGELINIAKAAGVSAVDGVSGDGALSLDVKAQGSTKNMSALNFDGTGKISNATLKMPSLTKPLQIKNSDIRFSQNSASLQNIALTLGSTNAGGTITLKNFEAPQVQFALNADKVNVAELQQIFAATPAQPAKRASFWRVVPEANAQTKAEPSMLTKMTGGGTVAIGVIQYDDLLLNNAHANVTLDHGLIKMNPVTADVYGGKETGAITIDMRPAQPVYNVNLKTEKVDANKLISSVSDVKQTIYGLLASNVNASFSSSSANIARSLNGNMAINLTNGKLMNLDLLHELASVGKFLGNGFGAPKGFTDLVQVTGNFDVKNGLAQTNNLKAVIDGGTMAAAGLINLADQSLNLHVTAVLNKAISQQVGGTQVGGFMNTALANNQGELVLPVIVTGTFQHPQVAPDVQQIAKMKLDNLLPSSKNPGQLTTGILGAILGNKNQGGANGQQPAGQQQKGGIGGILDAIGGKQQQQQNQQQPASPAVGSNQGQQPQATPTPAAPNLGDVLGQVLNRKKKDQATPTPTPQQ; translated from the coding sequence ATGCGCAAACTTGGTATCGCAATCGCCGTCATTGTCGTTGTATTGATCGCAGCGGTCCTTATCGTGCCGCACCTGATCAACGTGAATCAATATCACGGACAAATTCAGTCGCAGCTGGAGAAACGGCTGGGACGACAGGTGACGCTGGGCAATATGAGCTTGCGTCTGTTCCCGCCGGCGTTCGATGTCGAGAACACGACGATTGCTGAAGACCCTCAATTCGCCACGAATCGTCCGTTCGCTACGGCAGATAAGTTGGCTGTAAGCGTCAAATTCTGGCCACTATTGCGCAAGCAGCTTGAAGTGAATTCGCTGGAACTGGTGCATCCCCACATTGGATTGGTGCGCAACGCCCAGGGCGTCTGGAACTTTGCAACCTTGGGGCAGGAATCCAAACCGACTGCCGCGCAGAAAACGCCTTCGCAACCTGCGCAAGGTCCAACGCCTACCACGACAACGGGACCACCAGGATCGCAATCTCCTGCTGGCAAGCAGCCCGCCGGCCAACTCACGCTGGCTAACCTCTTCATCAATGATGGACAGGTGGCGATTACCGATCTGCAGAAACATCAATCCCGCGCGGTGTACGACCACATTGATCTCAATGTGAACGACTTTGCGCCGGACCAGCAATTCAGCATGAAGCTCACGGCGCATCTGCCCGGCGAAGGCAAGCAGGCCATCTGGCTGGAAGGCAAAGGCGGCCCGATCAAAGAAGCTGACATGCTGAATACGCCCTTTGATGGCGTGTTGCGGCTGGACCAGGTATCTACCGGCGCGGCGCAAAAATTCCTGAACTCACAGTCGCTCAATGGAATTGACGCGGTGCTCACCGGTAGCGCCAAAGTGAAAAACTCCGGCGGCAAGCTGTCTTCCAATGGAACGATCAAAGTGGAGAACGCGCGCATTCACACCGTGAATGTCGGCTATCCCATTACGCTGGATTATGACGTTGCCGACGATCTGACCAACGACGTCATCCAGGTTCACAAGGGTGATCTTAAGCTGGGCGCGACGCCAATCTCTCTGGCAGGCACCGTCAATACCAAACCAACCCCCTCGCAGATCGACCTCAAACTCACGGCGTCGAATGCTTCCATCGCGGAAATGGCGAGGCTGGCCTCGGCATTCGGAGTCGCATTCGGCAAGGACGTGGACGTAAAAGGCCAGGTCAATGCCGATATCCAGGCGCGCGGAGCCATGGACAAGCCGGCATTGAACGGCCAGCTTTCGGCACGCAATCTTGATATCAGCGGTAAAGAAATTCCTCAACCGGTCAAAGTCAATGACATTACTTTGGCTCTCACGCCGGAAACCGTGCGCTCTAATGAATTTGCGGCGACGACCGGCTCAACCACCGTCAACGTCAGCTTTGCGCTATCGCAATACAGCGCGCCCAACAGTTCCATCAGCGCCACCTTGCGCGCCCCGAATGCACGCATCGGCGAGCTGATCAACATCGCCAAAGCTGCGGGCGTATCGGCGGTAGATGGCGTTTCCGGCGATGGAGCACTCTCGCTCGACGTGAAGGCGCAAGGCTCCACCAAGAACATGTCCGCGCTGAACTTTGATGGGACCGGCAAGATCAGCAATGCCACGCTGAAAATGCCTTCGCTGACCAAGCCGCTGCAGATCAAGAACTCCGATATCCGCTTCAGCCAGAACTCGGCCTCGCTACAGAACATTGCCCTCACGCTCGGCAGTACCAACGCCGGCGGCACAATCACGCTCAAGAACTTTGAAGCGCCTCAAGTCCAGTTTGCCTTGAACGCGGACAAAGTGAACGTGGCAGAGCTTCAGCAGATCTTTGCCGCCACTCCGGCGCAGCCCGCCAAACGTGCAAGCTTCTGGCGCGTTGTGCCTGAAGCCAACGCGCAGACCAAAGCTGAGCCCAGCATGCTCACCAAGATGACCGGCGGCGGCACGGTTGCCATCGGCGTTATTCAGTATGACGATCTGCTTTTGAACAATGCGCATGCCAACGTGACACTGGATCACGGCCTGATCAAGATGAATCCCGTCACGGCAGACGTTTACGGCGGAAAAGAAACCGGCGCCATCACGATCGACATGCGCCCGGCGCAGCCCGTGTACAACGTGAATTTGAAGACCGAGAAAGTCGATGCCAATAAACTGATCTCATCGGTTTCCGATGTGAAGCAGACTATCTACGGGCTGCTGGCTTCGAACGTGAATGCAAGCTTCAGCTCTTCTTCTGCCAATATCGCGCGCAGCCTGAACGGCAACATGGCCATTAATCTTACAAACGGCAAACTCATGAATCTTGATCTGCTGCATGAGTTGGCCTCTGTGGGGAAATTTCTGGGCAATGGGTTTGGGGCACCCAAAGGCTTTACTGACCTCGTTCAAGTTACCGGAAACTTCGATGTGAAAAATGGCCTTGCCCAGACAAATAATCTCAAAGCGGTGATTGATGGCGGCACCATGGCCGCCGCCGGCTTGATCAATCTGGCCGATCAGTCTCTGAATTTGCATGTAACGGCTGTGCTCAACAAAGCCATCAGCCAACAGGTAGGCGGCACACAAGTCGGTGGATTCATGAACACCGCGCTTGCCAATAATCAGGGCGAGCTGGTGCTGCCGGTGATCGTGACCGGTACATTTCAGCATCCGCAGGTTGCACCCGACGTACAACAGATTGCCAAGATGAAATTAGACAATCTACTGCCCAGCAGCAAAAATCCGGGCCAGCTAACGACGGGGATTCTGGGCGCGATTCTTGGGAACAAGAACCAGGGAGGCGCGAACGGACAGCAGCCCGCAGGCCAGCAGCAGAAGGGCGGCATTGGCGGGATTCTGGACGCAATCGGCGGTAAGCAGCAACAGCAACAAAACCAACAGCAGCCTGCAAGTCCAGCCGTCGGCAGCAATCAGGGACAACAGCCCCAAGCTACGCCCACTCCTGCCGCTCCGAACTTGGGCGATGTGCTGGGCCAGGTGCTGAACAGGAAGAAGAAAGATCAGGCTACGCCGACTCCGACGCCACAGCAGTAG
- a CDS encoding tetratricopeptide repeat protein: protein MPGYTRRQLKEDKFAATAQGAAQWATGHRQTVIWTVGLALVAVLLTTGVITWRSRQSDEANTQLSAAMRTLDAQILPAGSPPPAEDSGPTFPTIADRAKAAQKQFQAIADKYSTVSPGRIARYMSGIALMQAGDKTGAEKELKTASDFRDKDVAALAKMALASIYRGTNRAPEAIAIYKDLSEHPTVTVSKPQAQLELAEMYESTDPQQATLIYQQLQKEDPRSPAAQVAGQKLTKAK, encoded by the coding sequence GTGCCAGGTTATACCCGTCGTCAATTGAAAGAAGATAAGTTCGCCGCAACTGCCCAGGGCGCAGCGCAATGGGCCACAGGTCACCGCCAGACTGTTATTTGGACAGTTGGCCTTGCGCTGGTTGCCGTCTTGTTGACCACCGGTGTAATCACGTGGCGCAGCCGCCAGTCCGATGAGGCCAATACCCAATTGTCGGCAGCCATGCGCACTCTGGACGCGCAGATTTTGCCGGCCGGCTCACCGCCCCCGGCTGAAGATTCGGGTCCCACGTTTCCCACAATTGCCGATCGCGCAAAAGCCGCGCAAAAGCAGTTTCAGGCCATTGCCGATAAATATTCCACCGTTTCTCCGGGCAGGATTGCCCGTTATATGAGCGGAATCGCATTGATGCAGGCGGGCGACAAGACAGGCGCGGAGAAAGAGTTGAAGACGGCGTCCGATTTTAGGGACAAGGACGTGGCTGCCCTGGCCAAGATGGCCCTGGCGTCCATATATCGCGGGACAAACCGCGCGCCGGAAGCCATTGCCATTTACAAAGATCTTTCCGAACACCCAACGGTGACAGTATCGAAGCCGCAGGCGCAACTGGAACTGGCTGAGATGTATGAAAGCACAGATCCGCAGCAGGCAACTCTGATTTACCAGCAATTGCAAAAAGAGGATCCGCGAAGTCCTGCAGCCCAGGTGGCCGGGCAGAAACTTACCAAGGCCAAATAA